A window from Mangifera indica cultivar Alphonso chromosome 2, CATAS_Mindica_2.1, whole genome shotgun sequence encodes these proteins:
- the LOC123197985 gene encoding yrdC domain-containing protein, mitochondrial isoform X1 — protein MIVSSRIVGKLPLLQHRVPLIGVPKFGFASFLHFNTRFKAGFPKKMAWSLDNCSVSAENKLGLVRPATEAYAEEAVEALKAGKVIAVPTDTIYGFACDACSLEAVNQIYEIKGRKYTSPLAICVADVSDIKRFAVTEHLPSGLLDSLLPGPVTVVLTRGESSILEKSLNPGLESIGVRVPDSNFIRAIARGSEGALALTSANLSGKPSSVCIKDFENLWEHCAYVFDGGVLPSGRAGSTIVDLTRLGKYKILRPGSAKEDTVAILQKHSLAEELEAS, from the exons ATGATTGTATCATCAAGAATCGTGGGGAAGCTTCCTCTTCTTCAGCATCGTGTTCCTCTCATAG GTGTGCCCAAGTTTGGGTTCGCATCGTTCTTGCACTTCAATACTAGATTTAAAGCGGGGTTTCCAAAGAAAATGGCTTGGAGTTTGGATAATTGTTCGGTGAGTGCTGAAAATAAACTGGGTTTGGTTCGCCCTGCAACTGAAGCTTATGCTGAAGAAGCAGTTGAAGCTCTGAAAGCTGGCAAGGTTATTGCAGTGCCCACTGACACCATATATGGATTTGCTTGCGATGCTTG TTCTTTGGAAGCAGTCAATCAGATTTATGAGATTAAGGGGCGTAAATATACCAGCCCTCTTGCGATCTGTGTTGCCGATGTTTCAGACATCAAGCGTTTTGCTGTCACTGAGCATTTGCCTTCTGGTTTACTTGACTCTCTCCTTCCTGGACCTGTTACAGTTGTACTAACGCGAG GGGAGTCTAGTATTCTTGAGAAGTCTTTGAACCCTGGATTAGAAAGTATTGGAGTTCGAGTACCTGACTCTAACTTCATCAGGGCTATTGCTCGTGGTTCAGAAGGTGCATTGGCTCTCACAAGTGCCAATCTAAGTGGAAAGCCGAGTAGTGTTTGCATAAAAGATTTTGAGAACCTCTGGGAACATTGTGCATATGTTTTTGATGGTGGTGTGCTTCCATCAGGTCGAGCAGGATCAACAATCGTGGATCTCACAAGACTAGGAAAGTACAAGATTCTTAGACCTGGAAG TGCAAAGGAAGACACAGTTGCTATCCTTCAAAAGCACTCTTTAGCAGAAGAGCTGGAAGCAAGTTAA
- the LOC123197985 gene encoding yrdC domain-containing protein, mitochondrial isoform X2 — translation MAWSLDNCSVSAENKLGLVRPATEAYAEEAVEALKAGKVIAVPTDTIYGFACDACSLEAVNQIYEIKGRKYTSPLAICVADVSDIKRFAVTEHLPSGLLDSLLPGPVTVVLTRGESSILEKSLNPGLESIGVRVPDSNFIRAIARGSEGALALTSANLSGKPSSVCIKDFENLWEHCAYVFDGGVLPSGRAGSTIVDLTRLGKYKILRPGSAKEDTVAILQKHSLAEELEAS, via the exons ATGGCTTGGAGTTTGGATAATTGTTCGGTGAGTGCTGAAAATAAACTGGGTTTGGTTCGCCCTGCAACTGAAGCTTATGCTGAAGAAGCAGTTGAAGCTCTGAAAGCTGGCAAGGTTATTGCAGTGCCCACTGACACCATATATGGATTTGCTTGCGATGCTTG TTCTTTGGAAGCAGTCAATCAGATTTATGAGATTAAGGGGCGTAAATATACCAGCCCTCTTGCGATCTGTGTTGCCGATGTTTCAGACATCAAGCGTTTTGCTGTCACTGAGCATTTGCCTTCTGGTTTACTTGACTCTCTCCTTCCTGGACCTGTTACAGTTGTACTAACGCGAG GGGAGTCTAGTATTCTTGAGAAGTCTTTGAACCCTGGATTAGAAAGTATTGGAGTTCGAGTACCTGACTCTAACTTCATCAGGGCTATTGCTCGTGGTTCAGAAGGTGCATTGGCTCTCACAAGTGCCAATCTAAGTGGAAAGCCGAGTAGTGTTTGCATAAAAGATTTTGAGAACCTCTGGGAACATTGTGCATATGTTTTTGATGGTGGTGTGCTTCCATCAGGTCGAGCAGGATCAACAATCGTGGATCTCACAAGACTAGGAAAGTACAAGATTCTTAGACCTGGAAG TGCAAAGGAAGACACAGTTGCTATCCTTCAAAAGCACTCTTTAGCAGAAGAGCTGGAAGCAAGTTAA
- the LOC123209347 gene encoding 4-hydroxy-3-methylbut-2-en-1-yl diphosphate synthase (ferredoxin), chloroplastic-like encodes MATGTVPASFPGLKTRDSGLGFARSMDFVRVCDLRKCRSGRTRVSVIRNSNPGSDIAELQPASDGSPLLVPRQKYCESIHKTVRRKTQTVMVGNVALGSEHPIRIQTMTTTDTKDVAGTVEQVMGIADKGADIVRITVQGKKEADACYEIKNSLVQKNYNIPLVADIHFAPAVALRVAECFDKIRVNPGNFADRRAQFEKLEYTEEDYQKELEHIDQVFTPLVEKCKKYGRAMRIGTNHGSLSDRIMSYYGDSPRGMVESAFEFARICRKLDFHNFVFSMKASNPVVMVQAYRLLVAEMYVQGWDYPLHLGVTEAGEGEDGRMKSAIGIGTLLQDGLGDTIRVSLTEPPEEEIDPCRRLANLGMRAADLQQGVLPFEEKNRHYFDFQRRSGQLPMQKEGEEVDYRGVLHRDGSVIMSVSLDQLKAPELLYKSLAAKLVVGMPFKDLATVDSILLRELPPVDDQDARLALTRLIDISMGVITPLSEQLTKPLPNAMALVNLKELSTGAYKLLPEGTRLVVSLRGDEAYEELEILKDIDATMILHDLPFTEDKIGRVHAARRLFEYLAENNINFPVIHHIQFPNGIHRDDLVIGAGANAGALLVDGLGDGVLLEGPGQDFDFLRNTSFNLLQGCRMRNTKTEYVSCPSCGRTLFDLQEISAEIREKTSHLPGVSIAIMGCIVNGPGEMADADFGYVGGSPGKIDLYVGKTVVKRGIVMEQATDALIQLIKDHGRWVDPPADE; translated from the exons ATGGCGACTGGAACAGTACCAGCTTCATTTCCGGGTTTAAAGACCAGGGACTCAGGCTTGGGGTTCGCTAGAAGTATGGATTTTGTGCGAGTTTGTGATTTGAGAAAGTGCAGATCTGGCAGAACAAGAGTCTCTGTGATAAGGAATTCAAATCCTGGTTCAGATATTGCTGAGCTTCAGCCTGCATCAGACGGAAGTCCTCTATTAG TTCCTAGACAAAAGTATTGTGAATCCATTCACAAAACTGTCCGAAGGAAAACACAGACGGTGATGGTGGGAAATGTGGCTCTTGGTAGTGAGCATCCCATTAGAATTCAAACAATGACTACAACTGACACTAAGGATGTTGCCGGAACAGTTGAACAG GTAATGGGAATAGCAGACAAGGGAGCAGATATTGTTCGGATTACAGTTCAGGGGAAGAAAGAAGCAGATGCTTGCTATGAGATCAAGAATTCACTTGTGCAGAAAAA TTACAATATACCTCTGGTGGCAGATATTCATTTTGCTCCTGCCGTTGCACTGCGAGTTGCTGAATGCTTTGACAAAATTCGTGTCAACCCAGGAAATTTTG CTGATAGACGAGCTCAATTTGAGAAGCTAGAGTACACAGAAGAGGACTATCAAAAAGAGCTTGAACATATTGACCAG GTATTTACGCCATTAGTTGAGAAATGTAAGAAGTATGGAAGGGCAATGCGTATCGGGACAAACCATGGGAGCCTTTCAGATCGTATTATGAGCTACTATGGAGATTCTCCCAGGGGAATG GTTGAATCTGCATTTGAGTTTGCAAGGATATGCAGAAAGTTGGACTTCCATAACTTTGTATTTTCTATGAAAGCAAGCAATCCAGTTGTTATGGTCCAGGCATATCGTCTGCTTGTAGCTGAAATGTATGTTCAGGGCTGGGATTATCCATTACACTTGGGGGTCACTGAAGCTGGAGAAGGTGAAGATGGTCGCATGAAATCTGCCATTGGCATTGGGACCCTTCTTCAG GATGGTTTGGGTGATACAATCAGAGTTTCACTTACGGAACCACCAGAGGAGGAGATAGATCCATGCAGAAGGTTGGCCAACCTTGGTATGAGAGCAGCTGATCTTCAGCAAGGAGTG TTGCCATTTGAGGAAAAGAACAGACATTACTTTGATTTTCAACGTCGATCTGGTCAACTCCCAATGCAAAAGGAG GGTGAGGAGGTAGATTATAGAGGGGTTCTGCACCGTGATGGCTCAGTTATCATGTCTGTCTCTCTAGATCAGTTGAAG gCACCTGAACTGTTATACAAGTCACTTGCAGCAAAACTTGTTGTTGGCATGCCATTTAAG GATCTAGCAACAGTAGACTCTATCTTGTTAAGAGAGCTCCCACCAGTTGACGATCAAGATGCT CGCCTGGCTCTCACGCGATTGATAGATATAAGTATGGGGGTTATAACTCCATTGTCTGAGCAGCTGACAAAGCCATTGCCCAATGCCATGGCTCTGGTAAATCTAAAGGAGTTATCAACTGGTGCTTACAAGCTTTTGCCAGAAG GAACACGTTTGGTTGTGTCATTACGGGGTGATGAAGCCTATGAAGAGTTGGAAATCCTCAAAGACATTGATGCAACCATGATTCTTCATGATTTACCTTTTACTGAAGATAAAATTGGCAGAGTGCATGCTGCAAGGAG GCTCTTTGAGTATCTAgcagaaaataatataaacttccCGGTAATTCACCATATTCAGTTTCCAAATGGAATTCACAG GGATGACTTGGTCATTGGTGCTGGAGCTAATGCAGGAGCTCTTCTGGTGGATGGACTTGGAGATGGTGTCCTGTTGGAAGGCCCTGGTCAGGATTTTGATTTTCTTAGGAATACATCTTTCAACTTACTACAAGGTTGCAGGATGCGAAATACAAAGACG GAGTATGTCTCATGTCCATCATGTGGCAGAACTTTATTTGACCTTCAAGAAATAAGTGCAGAGATACGAGAGAAAACATCACATTTGCCAGGCGTTTCA ATTGCAATCATGGGTTGCATTGTCAATGGACCTGGGGAGATGGCTGATGCAGACTTTGGATATGTCGGTGGGTCTCCTGGAAAGATTGACTTATATGTTGGGAAG ACCGTGGTGAAGCGTGGAATTGTGATGGAGCAAGCAACAGATGCGTTAATTCAACTAATTAAAGATCACGGGCGGTGGGTCGACCCTCCTGCCGATGAGTAA
- the LOC123206561 gene encoding mucin-1-like has product MEMAKLFCFCFCLLLSAQYSLSQDSPGPSPDLSAAPSPVPAPETGSPSHAPVSSPVYSPPAPSPSDLKDAPSSAPTPASAPSPGVTEASDAKHTDSNEDEDGKESSGGGGGMSGGKKAGVVVAVVMGACLVGFGGMAYKKRRENIRRSQYGYAARSEFL; this is encoded by the coding sequence ATGGAGATGGCCAAACTCTTCTGTTTCTGCTTCTGTTTGTTACTTTCTGCACAGTATTCTTTATCTCAAGATTCACCGGGACCCTCTCCGGATCTATCCGCTGCGCCTTCGCCTGTTCCAGCACCGGAAACCGGATCTCCGTCACATGCTCCAGTGAGTTCACCGGTTTATTCACCACCAGCACCGTCGCCTTCAGATCTGAAGGATGCGCCGTCGTCGGCACCAACTCCCGCTTCGGCTCCGAGTCCAGGTGTGACAGAAGCGAGCGATGCGAAGCATACTGATTCGAATGAGGATGAAGATGGAAAAGAGTCATCTGGCGGCGGTGGTGGAATGAGTGGAGGGAAGAAGGCTGGAGTTGTGGTGGCGGTTGTAATGGGAGCGTGTTTGGTAGGGTTTGGAGGAATGGCGTACAAGAAGAGACGAGAGAATATCAGAAGATCTCAGTACGGTTACGCAGCAAGAAGTGAGTTTCTctga